In Zingiber officinale cultivar Zhangliang chromosome 1A, Zo_v1.1, whole genome shotgun sequence, a genomic segment contains:
- the LOC122026942 gene encoding putative methylesterase 11, chloroplastic, with amino-acid sequence MGGVISCFSDADEADRKDQRRRPAGNHLPSLSAEVAAAIGIGSEDRISKGRSRRKGNGEAVLTHEQALAAALLLQQNGGVPGELNFDRSSSLRFPGHGKKRQTLPRSSSSRPPSLTDPVLQPQQLVNQGLKIDNLEIRHFVLVHGGGFGAWCWYKSIALLEDSGFKVSAIDLTGSGISSFNTNKVTSIAEYAKPLTGFLEALGDLDKVILVGHDFGGVCVSYAMEVLPSKVGKAIFICAAMPTTGQNILDMFSEEAGMLDLMRQAQVFVYGNGKDLPPTAIDLDKSLLKELLFNQSPSKDVALALVSMRSIPFAPVLEKLSLTKNYGSVRRFFIETTEDNAIPLQTQQRLCNVNPPERVFQLKGSDHSPFFSKPLTLHKILVEIATMPSN; translated from the exons ATGGGCGGTGTTATCTCGTGTTTCTCTGATGCTGATGAAGCGGATCGGAAGGATCAGCGACGGCGGCCGGCGGGGAATCACCTGCCGTCCTTGTCGGCGGAGGTGGCCGCCGCGATTGGTATCGGCTCTGAAGATAGGATTAGCAAGGGACGTTCCAGGAGGAAGGGGAACGGAGAGGCGGTGCTGACTCACGAGCAGGCCCTGGCGGCTGCGCTCCTCTTGCAGCAGAATGGGGGCGTCCCGGGGGAATTGAACTTTGATAGGTCGTCCTCTTTGAGGTTTCCTGGCCACGGGAAGAAGAGGCAAACTCTCCCTAGGAGTTCGAGCTCGAGGCCGCCGTCTCTAACAGATCCGGTCTTGCAGCCCCAGCAACTCGTCAACCAG GGTCtaaagattgataatttagaaataaGGCATTTTGTTCTCGTTCATGGAGGTGGCTTTGGTGCATGGTGCTGGTACAAAAGTATTGCACTTCTAGAGGACAGTGGATTCAAAGTCAGTGCTATTGACCTCACTGGTTCTGGGATTAGTTCATTCAATACAAATAAAGTTACCAGTATTGCAGAATATGCAAAACCTCTTACAGGTTTCCTAGAAGCCCTTGGAGATCTGGACAAG GTAATTTTGGTTGGACATGATTTTGGTGGTGTTTGTGTGTCATATGCCATGGAGGTTTTACCATCTAAAGTTGGCAAAGCCATTTTCATCTGTGCAGCTATGCCAACCACTGGCCAGAACATTCTTGATATGTTCTCAGAAGAG GCAGGTATGCTTGATCTGATGCGACAAGCACAAGTTTTTGTTTATGGAAATGGAAAGGATCTCCCTCCTACTGCCATTGATCTGGACAAATCTTTACTCAAAGAGTTGCTATTCAACCAGTCTCCTTCTAAG GACGTTGCCTTGGCTTTGGTTTCGATGAGGTCTATTCCCTTTGCTCCAGTGTTAGAGAAGCTTTCACTCACCAAGAATTATGGTTCAGTGAGGAGATTTTTCATAGAAACCACTGAAGACAATGCAATACCACTTCAGACACAGCAAAGGCTGTGTAATGTCAATCCTCCAGAGAGAGTTTTTCAGCTCAAAGGCTCAGATCACTCCCCGTTCTTCTCTAAGCCGCTGACACTGCACAAAATCTTGGTTGAGATTGCAACAATGCCATCAAACTAG